The following coding sequences lie in one Ostrea edulis chromosome 8, xbOstEdul1.1, whole genome shotgun sequence genomic window:
- the LOC130049359 gene encoding RING finger protein 207-like: MDTLGISTQVKVRQCSQCQGDTELFCNTCNRDLCLQCKKKHVTENSTRYHNVVFYITRFTEKSFTTQCKLRQCSQCQGDTEFYCNTCKHDLCLQCKEKHVIDLHTKHHGVVIYREKFKCVPLRETCVRHPNRKYRMFCDHCYYSVCKRCTGHSTHALVDLRTAYQTKRQQREIIDNIRSEILYNCRVFVTGIQTDIQTCPQQICNRQSQMSTKAKRLKGLIDTAVCDVKIRYMGLLIDIIQQQKRKMNRYLTQIQNYEDRYESANRAVQFLLFINISRVPQLKDTPNLP; encoded by the coding sequence ATGGACACACTAGGAATCAGCACTCAGGTAAAAGTACGACAATGTTCTCAATGTCAGGGAGACACCGAGTtattctgtaatacatgtaaccgTGACCTGTGTTTACAGTGTAAAAAGAAACATGTTACAGAAAACAGCACCAGATATCACAATGTAGTGTTCTATATAACTCGTTTTACTGAGAAGAGTTTTACCACACAGTGTAAACTACGACAATGTTCTCAATGTCAGGGGGACACTGAGTTTTACtgtaacacatgtaaacatgaTCTGTGTTTACAGTGTAAAGAGAAACATGTTATTGATCTACATACCAAACACCATGGTGTTGTGATTTACCGTGAGAAGTTTAAATGTGTCCCTTTACGAGAGACCTGCGTCAGACATCCAAACAGAAAATACAGAATGTTTTGTGATCACTGTTACTATTCCGTATGTAAGCGCTGTACAGGTCATAGCACACACGCGCTGGTGGATCTTAGAACAGCCTATCAAACAAAGCGACAACAGAGAGAAATCATAGACAACATCAGAAGTGAGATTCTCTATAACTGTCGTGTTTTCGTGACAGGAATCCAAACTGATATCCAAACTTGTCCCCAACAAATCTGTAACCGTCAATCACAGATGTCAACAAAAGCCAAGAGACTGAAAGGTCTGATTGACACTGCGGTATGTGATGTTAAAATAAGATACATGGGTTTATTGATTGATATAATACAACAACAGAAGAGAAAAATGAACAGATACCTCACCCAGATACAGAACTATGAAGACAGATATGAATCAGCAAACAGAGCGGTACAATTCCTCTTGTTTATAAATATCAGTCGTGTCCCCCAGTTAAAGGACACCCCTAATCTTCCATAA